Proteins from one Ranitomeya variabilis isolate aRanVar5 chromosome 1, aRanVar5.hap1, whole genome shotgun sequence genomic window:
- the NFIL3 gene encoding nuclear factor interleukin-3-regulated protein, translating to MPTVKKEQECVDARNSMENVLMLNSNMPDLSESMDSSNDMLYNEGGGSSKNKSSSCRRKREFIPDEKKDAMYWEKRRKNNEAAKRSREKRRLNDMVLENKLIALGEENANLKTELLSLKLKFGLISSASYAQEVQKVTTATAMYFQEYATAKANVMSFPGEHEHPLMSSSCISVIKHSPQSSISDVSEVSSGEHIQSNPTQNICQTPDMNYQRIKQEPMEIENFTREPREENHSYAASIFRNYIGSTFSGYSHSPPLLQINSSSSNSPRTSEADEGVVGKTSDGEDEQQVPKGPIHSPVELKNSHTTVIKVPEVNSSALPHKLRIKSKAMQVKPETLENEFDATQKLPLPIDMSSKRHFPLEKHSSEPLVHSSLSPLSVQVTNIPDWPIKSGQWHHKELDKIPNICKSAGMSDNVYNTSEPENLYLKRGIADLSAEVATLKRLIVAQEICTSDSS from the coding sequence ATGCCTACTGTTAAAAAAGAGCAGGAATGTGTTGATGCAAGGAATAGTATGGAGAACGTCCTCATGCTTAATTCTAATATGCCGGACTTGTCAGAATCAATGGATTCCAGTAATGACATGTTGTATAATGAAGGAGGGGGAAGTTCAAAAAACAAGTCCTCCTCCTGCCGCAGGAAAAGGGAATTTATTCCTGATGAAAAGAAAGATGCCATGTACtgggaaaaaagaaggaaaaacaaTGAGGCTGCAAAGCGATCACGGGAAAAACGGAGACTAAATGATATGGTTCTAGAAAATAAACTGATTGCGTTAGGAGAGGAAAATGCAAATCTGAAAACAGAGCTGCTGTCTTTAAAACTTAAATTTGGATTGATAAGTTCTGCTTCTTATGCTCAAGAAGTACAAAAGGTTACTACTGCCACCGCTATGTATTTCCAGGAATATGCAACAGCCAAAGCAAATGTCATGTCTTTCCCTGGAGAACATGAACATCCTTTAATGAGTAGTAGCTGTATCTCCGTAATCAAGCACTCCCCTCAAAGTTCAATTTCTGATGTATCTGAGGTATCATCTGGAGAACACATCCAATCAAACCCTACCCAAAATATCTGCCAAACCCCTGACATGAATTATCAAAGGATAAAGCAGGAACCCATGGAAATTGAGAACTTTACTCGGGAGCCTAGGGAAGAAAATCACTCCTATGCAGCATCTATTTTTCGGAACTATATTGGAAGCACATTTTCTGGGTACTCGCATTCTCCGCCGCTTCTGCAAATTAACAGTTCCTCCAGCAACTCTCCAAGAACATCGGAGGCTGATGAGGGAGTGGTGGGAAAGACTTCTGATGGGGAGGATGAACAGCAGGTTCCTAAAGGCCCCATCCATTCTCCTGTTGAACTGAAAAATAGTCATACAACGGTCATAAAAGTCCCAGAGGTGAACTCATCTGCACTGCCTCATAAACTGCGAATTAAATCAAAAGCAATGCAGGTAAAACCAGAAACACTGGAGAACGAATTTGATGCCACACAAAAACTGCCACTGCCAATTGACATGTCCTCCAAACGGCACTTTCCCCTGGAAAAACATAGCAGCGAACCCCTGGTACATTCTTCTTTGTCCCCCTTGTCAGTGCAAGTGACTAATATTCCAGACTGGCCTATAAAATCAGGACAGTGGCATCACAAGGAACTTGATAAAATCCCAAACATTTGCAAATCTGCCGGAATGTCAGACAATGTCTACAATACTTCTGAGCCAGAAAACTTGTATTTAAAGCGAGGTATCGCAGATTTATCTGCTGAAGTGGCCACACTTAAAAGACTTATAGTAGCTCAAGAAATCTGCACTTCAGATTCCAGCTAA